The proteins below come from a single Cricetulus griseus strain 17A/GY chromosome 6, alternate assembly CriGri-PICRH-1.0, whole genome shotgun sequence genomic window:
- the Ccndbp1 gene encoding cyclin-D1-binding protein 1, with amino-acid sequence MASSAAAASFLAPTLEQLRHLAAELRSLLPLVRVGEAQETAEEFNREMFWRRLNEAAVNLSGEATILTTLFSRLPLPSPRETQRICEQIHVGIKEIIEVYYSLPKNQGITLRKLVRNATLDVVDGMAQLLEVLISPSQSTENCDLISCNSVSVACQKVSEIPKDNKAAALLMLTKCVNFVKDAHEEMEQAIEECDPYCGLLNGSEDNSDSHNDEDDVLGLPSNRDSYWSEEDQELINPCLALVRASRACLRKIRTLVAENGKKDQVSQLDDIVDISDEISPSVDVLVLSIYPPVCHLTVRINSAKLVSVLIKALEITKASHVTPQPEDSWIPLLINAIDRCMNRVKELTQHAANS; translated from the exons ATGGCGAGTTCGGCAGCCGCAGCCTCCTTCCTTGCTCCGACTCTGGAGCAGCTCCGGCACCTGGCAGCGGAGCTGCGGTCACTTCTGCCTCTAGTGAGGG TCGGCGAAGCCCAGGAGACAGCCGAGGAATTTAATCGAGAGATGTTCTGGAGAAGACTTA ATGAGGCAGCAGTGAACCTGTCAGGGGAAGCCACGATTCTGACCACACTTTTCTCCCGACTTCCACTGCCGTCTCCACGG GAAACCCAGAGGATCTGTGAGCAAATTCATGTTGGCATCAAGGAAATTATTGAAGTATATTATTCACTTCCTAAAAATCAGG GGATCACCCTGAGAAAGCTGGTGCGGAATGCTACTTTGGACGTTGTGGATGGCATGGCTCAGCTCCTGGAAGTGCTTATCTCTCCATCTCAGAG CACTGAGAACTGTGACCTTATTTCCTGCAATAGTGTCTCGGTAGCATGCCAAAAGGTGTCTGAGATTCCAAAAG ATAACAAGGCTGCAGCCCTTTTGATGCTGACAAAGTGTGTGAATTTTGTGAAAGATGCACATGAAGAAATGGAGCAG GCTATAGAAGAATGTGATCCTTACTGTGGACTCTTGAATGGTTCTGAGGACAACTCTGACAGCCATAATGATGAGGATGATGTATTAGGGCTTCCAAGTAATCGGGACTCATACTGGTCAGAGGAAGATCAAGAGCTCATAAACCCGTGCCTTGCATTGGTGAGAGCATCCAGAGCTTGCCTCAGGAAAATCCGGACCTTAGTGGCTGAGAATGGGAAGAAGGATCAGGTATCCCAGCTGGATGACATTGTGGATATTTCTGATGAGATCAGCCCCAG TGTGGATGTTTTGGTTCTGAGCATATATCCACCTGTGTGTCACCTCACTGTGCGGATCAAT tctgCGAAATTGGTGTCTGTTTTAATAAAGGCGCTTGAAATTACAAA AGCAAGTCATGTGACCCCCCAGCCAGAAGATAGCTGGATTCCTTTACTCATTAATGCCATTGATCGTTGCATGAACAGAGTTAAGGAACTCACTCAGCATGCAGCCAACTCATGA